The Chloracidobacterium sp. genome window below encodes:
- a CDS encoding Os1348 family NHLP clan protein → MSSPQFEAFLARLYADEAFRERFLAAPEAVAATFGLTPEERAALATLDLTGLELAARIFARKLDYKAEYQRRQSRLTRWRRRRRDWLAWLRRFGDLHRPPKT, encoded by the coding sequence ATGTCGTCCCCACAGTTTGAAGCCTTTCTGGCGCGGCTTTACGCCGATGAAGCTTTTCGGGAGCGATTCTTGGCCGCGCCGGAAGCCGTCGCTGCGACGTTCGGCCTCACTCCGGAAGAACGCGCGGCGTTGGCAACGCTTGACCTGACGGGATTGGAACTGGCGGCGCGCATCTTCGCTAGGAAACTTGACTACAAGGCTGAGTATCAGCGTCGACAGAGTCGGTTGACGCGCTGGCGGCGCCGGCGGCGCGATTGGCTGGCGTGGCTGCGCCGTTTCGGAGACCTTCACCGACCGCCGAAGACGTAG
- a CDS encoding ATP-dependent DNA helicase produces MTDAEHPALPDDWALEAVLGPDGRLARTQPGFEFRPGQLEMARAVADALQRGGHLCVEAGTGTGKTLAYLVPAVLQDEVVVVSTATKHLQEQILEQDIPRLERALGRQLRVALLKGRNNYLCLYRLGRFDEQGRLPGLDDLPHLDAIRRWACTTETGDRAELTELPEDWPLWSQLDARSEICLGQQCPKYDDCFVTRARQRARAADLIIVNHHLFFADLAARHSAYGAFLPDHTRVIFDEAHEIEDTAASYFSLQISNYRFAELVRDVEQAFIPDESAAGEVRRANTAARRAADHFWRFVGGICQTACGATDGRGRLLPEDFHALTAEGVLADKATAAVDAAEPVVADGVTALAGALERLAAALQSAAQCSAAEPAVQRLAERARSLRSDLLHIVGGADDNYVYWWEKRGRGLFLQATPIDVAGLLREQLFRRLETVILTSATLTSHGSFDFIRSRLGLEESDELLIDSPFDYRRQALLYLPPGLPDPNAPDFTDAAIAEIIALLTITQGRAFVLCTSLSQMRRLYEGVRRQTAFPCLVQGEAPKSRLLEVFRRTPGAVLFGAASFWQGVDVVGEALSCVIVDRLPFPVPSDPLVAARCRRIEAEGGDAFRAYSLPQAVLALKQGLGRLIRSGTDRGVMCLLDVRIRKSYGRVVLGSLPAELPITESRREVEAWFTQADACV; encoded by the coding sequence ATGACCGACGCCGAACATCCCGCGTTACCCGACGATTGGGCGCTGGAAGCTGTCCTGGGTCCAGACGGGCGACTGGCCCGAACCCAGCCCGGCTTTGAGTTTCGTCCGGGGCAGTTGGAGATGGCGCGCGCCGTCGCCGACGCCCTGCAGCGGGGCGGGCATCTGTGCGTCGAGGCCGGCACGGGCACCGGCAAAACGCTCGCCTATCTCGTCCCAGCCGTTTTGCAGGACGAAGTCGTTGTCGTTTCCACGGCGACCAAACATCTTCAGGAGCAAATCCTGGAGCAGGACATTCCACGTCTGGAGCGGGCGCTGGGACGTCAGCTGCGCGTGGCGCTGCTCAAGGGGCGCAACAACTACCTGTGTCTGTACCGGCTGGGGCGCTTTGACGAACAGGGTCGCCTGCCGGGCCTCGACGACCTGCCCCACCTGGACGCCATCCGCCGCTGGGCTTGCACCACAGAAACCGGCGACCGCGCCGAGTTGACGGAACTGCCGGAGGACTGGCCACTGTGGAGTCAGCTTGACGCGCGCAGCGAAATCTGCCTTGGGCAACAATGCCCAAAGTACGACGATTGCTTCGTCACCCGCGCGCGCCAGCGCGCCCGCGCAGCCGACCTGATCATCGTCAACCACCATTTGTTTTTTGCCGATCTGGCGGCGCGGCACAGTGCGTACGGCGCGTTTTTGCCCGACCATACCCGCGTCATTTTTGACGAAGCGCACGAAATCGAAGACACCGCCGCCAGCTACTTCAGTCTGCAAATCAGCAACTACCGTTTCGCCGAGTTGGTGCGCGATGTGGAGCAAGCCTTCATTCCCGACGAGTCGGCGGCGGGCGAGGTTCGGCGGGCCAACACGGCGGCGCGCCGTGCGGCCGACCACTTCTGGCGGTTTGTCGGTGGCATCTGCCAAACGGCGTGCGGTGCAACGGACGGGCGTGGGCGCTTGTTGCCGGAGGACTTTCACGCGCTGACGGCGGAAGGGGTGTTGGCGGACAAAGCGACAGCAGCGGTCGACGCCGCCGAACCGGTTGTTGCGGACGGTGTGACGGCGCTGGCGGGAGCGCTTGAGCGGCTGGCCGCGGCGTTGCAGTCGGCGGCGCAGTGTTCGGCCGCCGAACCCGCTGTCCAGCGCCTCGCGGAACGCGCGCGCAGCCTCCGCAGCGACTTACTGCACATTGTCGGCGGCGCGGACGACAACTACGTGTACTGGTGGGAAAAGCGTGGACGGGGGTTGTTTTTGCAAGCCACGCCGATTGACGTAGCCGGTCTGTTGCGGGAGCAGTTGTTTCGGCGACTGGAGACCGTCATCCTAACTTCCGCGACGCTGACCAGCCACGGGTCGTTTGACTTCATCCGGTCGCGGCTGGGGCTGGAGGAAAGCGATGAACTCCTCATTGACTCGCCCTTTGACTACCGCCGGCAGGCGCTGCTTTATTTGCCGCCGGGGCTGCCCGACCCCAACGCGCCGGACTTTACGGACGCGGCGATTGCCGAAATCATCGCGCTGCTGACCATCACGCAGGGGCGGGCGTTTGTGCTGTGTACGAGCCTGAGTCAGATGCGGCGGCTGTACGAGGGCGTCCGGCGGCAGACGGCGTTTCCGTGCCTTGTGCAGGGGGAAGCGCCGAAATCGCGTTTGCTCGAGGTGTTTCGCCGGACGCCTGGCGCCGTGTTGTTTGGGGCGGCGAGTTTTTGGCAGGGCGTGGATGTCGTCGGGGAGGCGCTGTCGTGCGTCATTGTGGATCGGCTGCCGTTTCCCGTGCCGTCCGACCCGCTTGTGGCGGCGCGGTGTCGCCGGATTGAAGCGGAGGGCGGGGACGCCTTCCGCGCCTACAGCCTGCCGCAGGCGGTTTTGGCGCTCAAGCAGGGTTTGGGGCGGTTGATCCGGAGTGGGACGGACCGGGGTGTGATGTGCCTGCTGGACGTGCGCATTCGGAAATCCTACGGGCGGGTGGTGCTAGGCAGTTTACCGGCGGAGTTGCCCATCACCGAGAGCCGCCGTGAAGTGGAGGCGTGGTTTACACAGGCGGACGCCTGCGTTTGA
- the lon gene encoding endopeptidase La, producing MVSKILSVSGMALPLTHENSDDLPTTGEGAMDIPDRLPLLPLRDIVIFPFLIVPLFVQREKSQRAIESVLPHRRLIVLATQRDPEEENPTEADLHRVGTVAMVMRLLKLGDGRVRVLVQGLTRAALLGVTDEGGYLQAQIQPIAEAPVELSLEVEALLRAVKSLLERIVTLGKPISAEVLAIAASLDDPGRLADLCASNLDAKISDAQAILEETDPVARLRRVHDLMAREVGILTVQQEIISQAKGEIDRSQREFYLRQQLKAIQQELGEVSDLGDDIAAYQEKIAEADLPERAREEAIRQLKRLERLHPDAAEAGLLRTYLDTLLALPWRTSSEDHIDLQHVKAVLDADHYGLEPVKERILEALAVRRLKPDAKGILLCLVGPPGVGKTSLGRSVAKAIGRKFVHISLGGVHDEAEIRGHRRTYVGAMPGRIILGLQQAGTNNPLMLLDEVDKLGHDFRGDPAAALLEVLDPEQNHAFRDNYLGVPFDLSKVMFMLTANVTDTIQPALRDRLEIVRLPGYTPEEKLVIARRHLAPKQMAENGLTSRHIKITESALRSIIARYTREAGVRQLEREIGKVCRKVARRVAEGATQKTVITAATLVEYLGVPKFKADAILAQDRIGVAAGLAWTSVGGDVMHVEALLLRGKGSLLLTGKLGEVMKESAHAALSYAKSRARELGIDPDVFAQHDLHIHVPEGAIPKDGPSAGVTMVTAMVSALARRPVKRSVAMTGEITLRGDVLPVGGVREKVLAARRAGVKVVILPAKNQPDVADIPAELIKGLKFVYVNEVGEVFAAALGKAVKNQPAKGSAK from the coding sequence ATGGTGTCAAAAATCCTGAGCGTCAGCGGCATGGCGTTGCCGCTGACGCATGAAAACTCCGATGACCTTCCCACGACCGGCGAAGGGGCGATGGACATTCCCGACCGGCTGCCGCTTCTGCCGCTGCGCGACATTGTGATTTTTCCGTTTCTCATCGTACCGCTCTTTGTGCAGCGCGAGAAATCACAGCGGGCGATTGAAAGCGTGTTGCCTCATCGGCGGCTGATTGTCCTTGCAACACAGCGCGACCCAGAGGAGGAAAATCCAACTGAGGCTGATCTGCATCGCGTCGGGACGGTCGCCATGGTGATGCGGCTTCTCAAGTTGGGTGATGGGCGGGTGCGCGTCCTTGTACAGGGCTTGACGCGGGCGGCATTGTTGGGCGTAACCGATGAAGGCGGCTACTTGCAGGCGCAAATCCAACCTATCGCTGAAGCGCCCGTCGAACTCAGTCTGGAAGTTGAGGCGCTCTTGCGCGCAGTCAAAAGCCTGCTGGAGCGCATCGTAACGCTTGGCAAGCCGATCTCGGCGGAAGTGCTTGCCATCGCCGCCTCACTGGACGATCCGGGTCGGCTAGCTGATCTGTGCGCCTCGAACCTTGACGCCAAAATCAGCGACGCGCAGGCCATCCTCGAAGAAACCGACCCGGTCGCCCGTCTGCGGCGGGTTCATGACCTGATGGCGCGGGAAGTGGGTATTCTGACCGTTCAGCAGGAAATCATCAGTCAGGCCAAAGGCGAGATTGACCGCTCCCAGCGCGAGTTCTACCTGCGGCAGCAACTCAAAGCCATTCAGCAGGAACTGGGCGAAGTCTCCGATTTAGGTGACGACATCGCCGCTTATCAGGAGAAAATCGCCGAAGCCGACTTGCCAGAGCGGGCGCGCGAAGAGGCGATTCGTCAGCTCAAACGCCTTGAACGGCTGCACCCGGACGCCGCCGAAGCTGGTTTGCTGCGAACGTACCTCGACACGTTGCTAGCGTTGCCGTGGCGTACCAGTTCGGAGGACCATATTGATCTCCAACACGTCAAAGCGGTGCTTGACGCCGACCACTATGGGCTGGAGCCGGTCAAGGAGCGCATCTTGGAAGCCCTTGCCGTCCGGCGGCTCAAACCCGACGCCAAAGGCATTCTGCTGTGCCTGGTCGGGCCGCCCGGCGTCGGTAAGACTTCCCTGGGGCGGTCGGTCGCCAAGGCGATTGGGCGCAAGTTTGTCCACATTTCGCTGGGCGGCGTACATGACGAAGCCGAGATTCGCGGCCATCGGCGCACCTACGTCGGCGCGATGCCCGGACGCATCATCTTGGGGCTTCAGCAGGCCGGGACAAACAATCCGCTGATGCTGCTGGATGAAGTGGACAAGTTGGGCCACGACTTTCGCGGTGATCCGGCGGCGGCGTTGCTAGAAGTGCTTGACCCGGAACAAAACCACGCGTTCCGCGACAACTACCTTGGCGTTCCATTTGACCTCTCCAAGGTGATGTTCATGTTGACGGCGAACGTCACAGATACGATTCAGCCTGCTCTACGCGACCGGCTCGAAATCGTTCGCTTGCCCGGCTATACCCCGGAAGAAAAGCTGGTTATTGCGCGGCGCCACCTAGCGCCGAAGCAAATGGCTGAAAACGGGCTGACCAGTCGGCACATCAAGATTACGGAAAGCGCGTTGCGTAGCATCATTGCGCGCTACACCCGCGAGGCGGGCGTCCGGCAGCTTGAGCGGGAAATCGGCAAGGTGTGTCGTAAAGTTGCACGCCGCGTCGCAGAAGGCGCGACGCAGAAAACAGTTATTACTGCGGCCACACTGGTGGAGTATCTAGGCGTGCCCAAGTTCAAAGCCGACGCGATTCTGGCTCAGGATCGCATCGGGGTAGCGGCCGGGCTGGCGTGGACGAGCGTCGGCGGCGATGTCATGCACGTTGAAGCCCTGCTGCTGCGCGGGAAGGGGAGTTTGCTGCTGACGGGGAAACTCGGTGAAGTCATGAAGGAGTCAGCCCATGCAGCGCTTTCTTACGCCAAGTCGCGCGCCCGTGAACTCGGTATTGACCCGGACGTCTTCGCGCAGCATGACCTGCACATTCACGTCCCAGAAGGCGCGATTCCCAAAGACGGCCCATCGGCCGGCGTCACGATGGTGACGGCCATGGTTTCAGCGCTCGCCCGCCGTCCGGTCAAGCGTTCTGTGGCGATGACAGGAGAAATCACGCTGCGCGGTGACGTACTGCCCGTTGGGGGCGTCCGCGAAAAGGTGCTGGCCGCGCGTCGCGCCGGCGTCAAAGTGGTCATTCTGCCGGCCAAAAACCAGCCGGATGTCGCCGATATTCCAGCTGAACTTATCAAGGGTCTGAAGTTTGTTTACGTCAACGAGGTTGGTGAGGTCTTCGCCGCCGCCCTTGGCAAGGCCGTCAAGAACCAACCCGCCAAAGGATCAGCGAAATGA
- a CDS encoding TlpA family protein disulfide reductase, which yields MKRHRLFFAAWLFCLAALGATQRVAASRPHQDSHEYAPLQTVKLNYRDWTYPALTGDAVNLRTWAKNKKLVLVVYFAPWCGNWRYESEVVARLYAKYREHGFGVIAVNEYGAAAEAKAFFGANGPPYPVVIESEDRAKVGETPHALYRRLTGDFRTYGSPYNVFIEPAAMNATGEVLAEHVTVANGELIEAEAEAFIREKLGLPASDPASKAPDLAARRS from the coding sequence ATGAAACGCCACCGATTGTTCTTTGCCGCTTGGCTTTTCTGCTTGGCGGCTCTTGGCGCGACGCAGCGGGTTGCTGCAAGCAGGCCGCATCAGGACAGCCATGAGTACGCTCCGCTGCAAACAGTCAAGCTCAACTACCGCGACTGGACTTACCCGGCGCTGACCGGCGACGCCGTCAACCTGCGCACGTGGGCGAAGAACAAGAAACTTGTGCTGGTCGTGTACTTCGCGCCGTGGTGCGGCAACTGGCGCTATGAGTCGGAAGTGGTGGCACGGCTTTACGCCAAGTATCGGGAGCACGGGTTCGGCGTCATCGCCGTCAACGAGTACGGCGCGGCGGCCGAAGCCAAGGCTTTCTTCGGCGCGAACGGCCCACCCTATCCGGTGGTGATTGAATCGGAAGATCGGGCCAAAGTCGGCGAAACGCCGCATGCACTGTACCGTCGGCTGACCGGTGACTTTCGCACGTACGGCTCGCCCTACAACGTTTTCATTGAACCGGCGGCAATGAACGCTACGGGGGAGGTTCTGGCGGAGCACGTCACGGTCGCCAATGGTGAACTCATCGAAGCCGAAGCGGAAGCGTTCATTCGGGAAAAACTCGGACTCCCAGCGTCCGACCCGGCGAGCAAGGCACCCGACTTGGCGGCGCGGCGGTCGTAA
- a CDS encoding TIGR04222 domain-containing membrane protein — MSSYPVSAPTGQYTPKFSTPSPHPESHAWVPLLFGVVWTTLLVCFTYVVIALPKYDFLWAYLLSCAGVIGTLYLLRVISEPVGELPKLDTSDPYRLAYLRGRANEALRVAAAVLMEQGRLLLIRDENSGRAEPKLATALPEGDPSTAKFPIERAVLDFFMVPHKAEEMFKTGGLKMRVDDIYKNELTALGFFPSTAQQKRRRVRATLALLFILVVGVTRITVAVLGGHYNIGFTLIIMLAAAGWAVTFGGEYRTRLGDRVVESLASLFDGLRANAADLKARGATSQIALVAGVYGVAALPSDVFPEVRETFRAGVSIGSSCGSACGSSCSSGGDGGGDGGGCGGGCS; from the coding sequence ATGAGTTCGTATCCGGTCAGCGCACCAACAGGACAGTACACACCGAAGTTTTCAACCCCGTCACCGCACCCTGAGAGCCACGCTTGGGTTCCGCTGCTGTTTGGCGTCGTATGGACGACGCTGCTGGTCTGTTTCACGTACGTCGTGATTGCCCTGCCTAAGTACGACTTCCTCTGGGCGTATCTCCTGTCTTGCGCGGGCGTCATTGGGACGCTTTACCTGTTGCGGGTCATTTCCGAGCCGGTTGGCGAACTGCCGAAGCTTGACACTTCAGACCCCTACCGTCTGGCGTACCTCCGGGGGCGCGCCAACGAAGCCCTGCGCGTTGCGGCGGCGGTGCTGATGGAGCAGGGGCGACTGTTGCTGATTCGAGATGAAAATTCAGGTAGGGCGGAGCCGAAGCTAGCGACGGCGCTGCCCGAAGGTGATCCGAGTACCGCCAAGTTCCCGATTGAACGAGCGGTCTTGGACTTCTTCATGGTACCGCACAAGGCGGAGGAGATGTTCAAAACCGGCGGTCTCAAGATGCGGGTGGACGACATTTACAAAAACGAGCTGACGGCGCTTGGTTTCTTCCCTTCGACCGCGCAGCAAAAGCGACGCAGAGTGCGCGCCACCCTTGCCCTGCTGTTCATTCTTGTCGTCGGCGTTACCAGAATCACCGTCGCCGTCTTGGGCGGACACTACAACATCGGCTTTACGCTCATCATTATGCTGGCGGCCGCCGGCTGGGCGGTGACGTTCGGCGGAGAGTACCGCACCCGCTTGGGCGACCGCGTCGTAGAATCGCTGGCGTCGCTCTTTGACGGCTTGCGCGCCAACGCCGCCGACCTCAAAGCCAGAGGCGCGACCAGTCAGATTGCGTTGGTGGCCGGCGTTTACGGCGTCGCGGCGCTGCCGTCGGACGTTTTCCCGGAAGTGCGGGAAACCTTCCGCGCCGGGGTGTCCATCGGTTCTTCGTGCGGCAGCGCCTGTGGCAGCAGTTGCAGCAGCGGTGGCGACGGCGGCGGTGACGGCGGCGGCTGCGGCGGCGGTTGCAGCTAA
- a CDS encoding SpoIIE family protein phosphatase, which yields MSPPSTATPVSSAAISEERIERLLYSLSALADIGEATTAGGSFETTARELLHLILGTLATSKGAILLYDAASEQLRPIVTRGMEPPAVVPLPSAAAERLRVYPKPLDLLTKDHPLADQTATDLAALAALPSRLWMPLVVGGRLVGVLCLGDKFGRGDYTSDDLQLLATMAQHASLALYNFQIIGELREANFRLKRKVLEMQSLYDVGLAIGALHELDPMASEIIKRAVMLLDASEGALFSLEKGGLRVAASFGMDAEYPPKTLLALEQVQPREIHEVVIATQRGCRLNRREHGGDKNYAILPLIVSEQVVGALMVCDKQTRDGYAPFTEEDEQFLLALATQAAIAIENARLHQEAIEKERIEKELEVAAAIQRRILPDSSPVLDAVETIGVNLSCRQVGGDYYDYIRFDEPKLGLVIADVSGKGTPAALLVSTLQASFRALVESYDLAETVTRLNKVIYKASPSYNYITFFYGVLDLETRLFRSINAGHNDPLLYRPRTGEWVRFAGGGFCLGMFDWGAYEVQETQLEPGDVLFLYTDGVTESINAQGEEFGEHRVRELLAQYAHLPVSELSAQLSAAIRDFVGDAPQHDDLTYVIARVK from the coding sequence ATGTCGCCGCCCTCCACTGCTACGCCCGTTTCATCGGCCGCCATTAGCGAAGAACGTATTGAACGCCTGCTCTACAGTCTGTCGGCGTTGGCCGACATCGGCGAAGCGACGACGGCCGGCGGCAGCTTTGAAACGACGGCGCGTGAGTTGCTCCACTTGATTCTGGGAACGCTGGCGACCTCGAAAGGCGCTATTTTGCTGTATGACGCCGCCTCAGAGCAGCTTCGGCCGATTGTCACGCGCGGCATGGAGCCGCCCGCGGTTGTTCCCCTGCCGTCCGCTGCCGCCGAGCGGTTGCGGGTGTACCCTAAGCCGCTTGACCTACTCACCAAAGATCATCCCCTAGCTGACCAGACTGCCACCGATCTCGCCGCTTTGGCGGCCTTGCCATCTCGCCTGTGGATGCCCCTTGTAGTAGGAGGCCGGTTGGTTGGCGTCCTTTGCCTCGGCGACAAATTTGGGCGGGGAGATTACACGTCGGACGACCTACAGTTGTTGGCCACAATGGCCCAGCATGCCTCACTGGCGCTTTACAACTTTCAAATCATCGGTGAACTGCGTGAAGCCAACTTCCGGCTCAAACGGAAGGTCTTGGAAATGCAATCGCTCTACGATGTCGGCTTGGCGATCGGGGCGTTGCACGAACTTGATCCGATGGCGAGTGAAATCATCAAGCGGGCGGTGATGCTGCTCGACGCCAGTGAAGGCGCGTTGTTTTCCCTTGAAAAGGGCGGACTGCGGGTGGCGGCCTCGTTTGGCATGGACGCCGAGTATCCGCCTAAAACGCTGCTTGCTCTAGAACAGGTGCAGCCGCGCGAAATCCACGAAGTTGTGATTGCGACCCAGCGTGGATGTCGGCTGAATCGGCGGGAACATGGGGGCGACAAAAACTACGCCATCCTGCCGCTCATCGTCAGCGAGCAGGTTGTCGGCGCGCTGATGGTTTGTGACAAACAGACCAGAGACGGCTACGCGCCCTTTACTGAAGAGGACGAACAGTTTTTGCTGGCGCTGGCGACGCAGGCGGCGATTGCAATCGAAAACGCCCGGCTGCACCAGGAAGCTATCGAAAAGGAACGCATCGAGAAGGAACTTGAGGTGGCGGCGGCTATCCAGCGCCGCATTCTCCCGGACAGTTCTCCCGTCCTTGACGCCGTTGAAACCATCGGTGTGAACCTCTCCTGCCGTCAGGTCGGCGGCGACTACTACGACTACATTCGGTTTGATGAGCCAAAACTGGGACTGGTGATCGCCGATGTCTCGGGCAAAGGCACGCCCGCCGCGCTGCTGGTCTCCACGTTGCAGGCCAGTTTCCGCGCGCTGGTTGAAAGCTACGACCTGGCGGAAACGGTGACGCGCCTCAACAAGGTCATCTACAAGGCGTCCCCGTCGTACAACTACATCACGTTTTTCTACGGCGTTCTCGATCTGGAGACCCGGCTCTTTCGTTCCATCAACGCCGGCCACAACGACCCGCTTCTGTATCGGCCGCGCACTGGCGAATGGGTGCGGTTCGCCGGCGGCGGCTTCTGCTTGGGGATGTTCGATTGGGGCGCTTACGAAGTGCAGGAAACCCAGCTTGAGCCGGGTGATGTGTTGTTCCTCTACACGGACGGGGTGACGGAATCCATCAATGCGCAGGGTGAAGAGTTCGGCGAACACCGCGTGCGGGAGTTGTTAGCGCAGTACGCCCACTTGCCGGTCTCCGAGCTTTCAGCTCAACTGTCGGCCGCCATTCGGGATTTTGTCGGCGACGCCCCACAACACGACGACCTGACGTATGTGATCGCGCGGGTGAAGTGA
- a CDS encoding DUF692 domain-containing protein, protein MAAVAAAVATAAVTAAAAAAVAANDALAVAMNPPIPAMKRLRTDRVGLGWRAPLAADILAHLDRIEVVEVIADDYFDAPARDRRALRWLGRQVPLALHGVSLGMASTAPVDVVRLDHMARLIEDVEPWFWSEHLAFVRGGGVEIGHLAAPPRTEATIEGAARNLAKARTIVGCAPLVENISTIIEPPGSRMDEAAWLRGVLAATENDLLLDLHNLYANGCNFDFDPREVIAELPIERVGCIHLAGGKWVQATRFPGRRLLDDHRHATPPPVFDLLEEVARRAPQPLVVILERDGDYPVFDELLAELDAARAALARGRAARWVETDVVPTV, encoded by the coding sequence GTGGCAGCAGTTGCAGCAGCGGTGGCGACGGCGGCGGTGACGGCGGCGGCTGCGGCGGCGGTTGCAGCTAATGACGCCCTCGCTGTGGCGATGAATCCACCGATACCGGCAATGAAGCGACTAAGGACCGACCGCGTGGGTCTGGGATGGCGTGCGCCGCTGGCCGCCGACATCTTGGCCCACCTTGACCGCATTGAGGTTGTCGAAGTCATCGCCGATGACTATTTCGACGCGCCGGCGCGTGACCGGCGGGCGCTCCGCTGGCTTGGGCGGCAGGTTCCGCTTGCCCTGCACGGCGTGTCGTTGGGGATGGCCTCGACTGCACCGGTGGATGTCGTTCGCCTTGACCACATGGCGCGCCTCATCGAAGACGTGGAGCCGTGGTTTTGGTCAGAACACCTGGCCTTTGTACGCGGCGGCGGCGTGGAAATTGGTCATCTGGCGGCGCCGCCCCGTACGGAGGCGACAATTGAGGGCGCAGCACGCAATCTGGCGAAGGCGCGGACGATTGTCGGCTGTGCGCCGCTCGTGGAGAACATTTCAACCATCATCGAGCCGCCCGGCAGTCGGATGGACGAAGCCGCTTGGCTGCGAGGCGTTCTGGCGGCGACGGAAAATGATCTGCTGCTTGACCTGCACAATCTCTACGCCAACGGTTGCAACTTCGATTTTGACCCGCGTGAGGTGATCGCTGAACTGCCGATTGAGCGCGTCGGCTGCATCCACCTCGCCGGCGGCAAATGGGTGCAGGCGACGCGCTTCCCGGGCCGCCGCCTGCTTGACGACCACCGCCACGCCACACCGCCGCCGGTGTTTGATTTGTTGGAGGAAGTCGCCCGTCGTGCGCCGCAGCCGTTGGTCGTCATTTTGGAACGCGACGGCGACTACCCGGTTTTTGATGAGTTGCTCGCCGAGCTTGACGCCGCGCGGGCGGCGCTGGCGCGGGGACGTGCAGCGCGTTGGGTGGAAACCGATGTCGTCCCCACAGTTTGA